In bacterium, the genomic stretch GATAACATAAAGAAGGTGTTATGAAGGCAGTTGCTTTGATGTCTGGTGGGCTTGACAGCGCTTTAGCAGCAAAAATAATAATGAAGCAGGGTATTGAGGTGTATGGATTTACTGTTGCGCATATTTTTTCAGAGTCAACAAAAACCGCGACATTTTCTTATGCAGAAAAAAGTGCTGACGAACTGGGAATAACATTGCATTCTCATAAGGCATCTCAGGATTTTCTGGATATAGTTAAATATCCTAAATATGGTTATGGCAAGAATATGAATCCATGTTTAGACTGTAGAATCTATATGCTAATAAAAGCTGGCCAATATATGAAAAAGATAGGAGCGTCTTTCCTGATTACAGGGGAGGTTCTTGGAGAAAGGCCAATGTCCCAGCACAGGGATGCGATGAATATTATAGACAGGGATTCATGTTTAAAGAACTTGATACTTCGTCCTTTATCTGCAAAGCTGCTTTCTCCTACTGTTCCTGAAATAAAAGGATGGATAAGTAGGGATAAATTGTTTGATATTCAGGGTCGATCAAGGAAACCTCAATTTATGCTGGCAAACCAGTATGGAATTCGGGAATTTTCAGCCCCGGCTGGTGGATGTTTGCTTACAGAGCCTAATTTCGCAAAGCGTATGAAAGATCTAATAAAATTCAAACTGGATTTTACATTAAAAGATATTGAATTATTAAAAATCGGCCGTCATTTCAGACTTCCATCAGGCACAAAAGTAATAATCGGAAGAAACGAGCAGGAAAACAATAAATTGCTTAAGCTTGCTGGGGATAGGATGATGCATCTTGAACCTCAAAACGTGCCTGGGCCAGTGGTTCTGATTGAGGCTGAGACAAATGATGAAGATATCAGAACAGCGGCTTTATTATGCTCAGCGTACTGTAAAAAAAAAGGCTCATCCATGTGTATTGATATGCTAAAGAATAAACATTCTCGAATAATCAGACTTGGACAGGAAGAATATGTTCTTGACAAAGATATTGCAGATTGGAGAATATAAGATTAAATACATTCAGGAGATATTCATTGTTAACATACGATTATGAGTCCCAATCACAGCATATCTTTACTGTAAGCGAGCTTACTTCAAAAATAAAGAATTTGCTGGAGGAGAGTTTCCCAAGTGTGTGGGTAGAAGGAGAAATATCAAATTGCAGGATGCCTTCTTCAGGCCACATCTATTTTACGTTAAAGGACGAGCAGTCCCAGCTTAATGCTGTGTTTTTCAGAGGAGCTAACCAGAAAACAAAATTCAAAATAGAGGATGGCTTAAAGGTGCTGGCTCTTGGGAATGTAAGCGTGTATCAGCGCAGGGGAGACTACCAGCTCATTGTAGAGATTCTTCAACCTCGAGGAATTGGAGAGCTTCAACTCGCTTTTCTGCAACTTAAAGAAAAGCTGCAAAAAGAGGGGCTTTTTGCTCCTGAACATAAAAAACCAATTCCTCTGTTCCCAAGAAGGATTGGGATTGTAACTTCTCCAACAGGCGCTGCAATCAGAGACATTATTAATGTTATTAACAGACGTTTCCACCAAATAGAGATTCTCATTAACCCTGTCAAAGTTCAGGGAGAGGGTGCTGGGGAAGAAATAGCTAAAGCAATAGATGAGTTCAATGAGATGAGGGACATGGATGTTCTGATTGTTGGAAGGGGCGGCGGGTCCATGGAGGATCTGTGGGCATTTAATGAGGAGATTGTTGCAAGAGCAATATATAATTCAAAGATTCCTGTTATTTCCGCAGTTGGTCATGAGATAGATTTTGTAATAAGTGACTTTGTTGCAGATCTGCGCGCACCAACTCCGTCTGCAGCAGCTGAACTTGTTGTTGGAGAAATGGAGCAAATCACTCAAAAAATCAGAGATTTTCAAACAAGGATTACTGCAGCACTTACAAATAACTTAAGTTTAAAGAAGGAGAAATTTTTCAGTTTATTGTCTTCCTATGCCTTAAGACATCCAGAGGAAAGGTTGTTCCAATATAAACAGGAGATTGACGATTTTTCCGAAAGGATGGATAGAACATGTTCCCATATATTGGAGCTTGCTATACAGAGAACGGGCAATCTTTCAGGAAAGCTGAATATGCTTAGCCCGCTTGCAACCCTCTCCAGAGGATACAGCTACACTTTAAAACTACCTCAGAGAACATTAATTACTGACACTCGTCGGGTAAAACCTCATGATAAGGTAGAAGTCAAGCTTGCAAAAGGGACAATGATTTGCGAAGTAGAGAAAACAAAAAACTAGGGATAAAGGATGTGATAATATTTAACCAGGTCCTTTACACTTAATTGCCCGCAAGCAACAGGCTGGTCAATGAATCCATATGTAAGACAGGATCCAAATAGAAACCCAGCTAGTCTGGACATTGCGCCTAAATGGCCCATTGACATAACTGATATCTTTGTTTTCTTCCAGTTGGAGCAAAAATTCAGTAATCTTCTTGCTTCTTCCACATTGTTTGCCATTGCTGCAATTTTTAGAATATCACATCCCAACGCACATGCTTTTTCTGCCTGATTTTTCAAGTAAGGCAATGTAGGTGTCTTCTTAAAATTGTGGTAAGAAAGAATTAACTTTTTATTCCGTGTTTTGGCAAGTTTTATCACCTTAGAATTTATGCGATCTGAACTAATTTCAATATCTACTAAATCTGTTTCTGAAATAGCTTCCCTGAAAATATCAAGACGTCTGCCATCAGCTATTTTCGCCATACCTCCCTCCTTTGAGGAACGTATAGTAAGAATAACAGGTAATTTAATTTCTTTTTTTAATTGTCTTATAACAGAGCTTACTTTTTCTCCAGTATGATAACAGCGCTCCAGCATATCAACACGAAGCTCCAGGATGTCTGCGCTAAGTTTTTCGGCTGATTGAGCAGTTTCTACAGAAGCCTTATTAAGCACTGCTACAACATAGGGTCTAGTCCCTAAATTTTCTAGTAATCCCTTATTCCTCATCGCTAATTATATACCCTCATTACTCCACAGTAAGTATATTTGAATAATTTAAGTTAAGTCAAGTATATTTATTGCTTGACAAGAAATAAACAATGTTTTATACTTGTATTAGATTTGTAATATAATAATGCAAATACAAACCAGAAAGCGGGAAAATGGTATGACATCAGAAATTAGAGGATTATTAAAAAGCAAGGAACTAGAAGAGCGAATTGCTGAGCTTATATTAAAGGAAAAATTGCAGTCTGGAGAGCCTATTTTATCAGAAAACAAACTTGCTGAAAGATACAAAGTCAGCCGTATTACAGTAAGAAGGGCTATTTCAGAACTGGTTAGTAAAAATGTGCTTTTTACAGAAAAAGGCAAAGGAACTTTTGTTACAAATCGTCATAATTTAAAAAAAAAGAATACGGAACCTCTTTTAACCAGGACAATAGGTTTAATTGTACCTACAATAAATAACTCTTATTCTTCCGATATTGCCCGTGGAGCAGAGGATGTGGCAAATGAAGAAAAGTATTATGTAATTTTTTGTAATTCAGATGGCAGATTAAAAAAAGAGGAAGAGTATGTCCGGCGACTCACGGGAAAAAAGATAGATGGATTCGTAATATTAGCAACTTCTCCAGCTAGTACATACTGGAGGGGATTAATAAGGAGTAAGGTTCCTTTTGTTATTGTCAATCTTATCGTGAATGGCATAGATGCTGACTATGTAATTACTGATGATGTGGGCGGTAGTTATAATGCAGTAAAGCATTTAATCAATCTTGGACATAAAAGAATCGGGCATATCAGGGGCACAAGAAATACTTCTACTGGTGACGGACGGATGGAAGGATATAGGAAGGCCATTTCAGACAGCGGTCTTGAGTTTGATGAGAATTTAATACAGGGTAACAATTTTAGCAAAAGCAAATATGGTTATTTGGCAATGGAGAAATTTCTTAAGATGAGCCAAAGACCAACGGCAATATTTGCCGCTAATGACATTCTGGCATCGGGAGCATATGATGCAATAATAAACGCTGGTTTAAGAGTTCCTGAGGATATTGCTTTGGTTGGATATGCAGATTTGAGAGAAAGTGCAAGAATGGATGTTCCTCTAACTACTGTACA encodes the following:
- the aroD gene encoding type I 3-dehydroquinate dehydratase; this translates as MRNKGLLENLGTRPYVVAVLNKASVETAQSAEKLSADILELRVDMLERCYHTGEKVSSVIRQLKKEIKLPVILTIRSSKEGGMAKIADGRRLDIFREAISETDLVDIEISSDRINSKVIKLAKTRNKKLILSYHNFKKTPTLPYLKNQAEKACALGCDILKIAAMANNVEEARRLLNFCSNWKKTKISVMSMGHLGAMSRLAGFLFGSCLTYGFIDQPVACGQLSVKDLVKYYHILYP
- a CDS encoding exodeoxyribonuclease VII large subunit encodes the protein MLTYDYESQSQHIFTVSELTSKIKNLLEESFPSVWVEGEISNCRMPSSGHIYFTLKDEQSQLNAVFFRGANQKTKFKIEDGLKVLALGNVSVYQRRGDYQLIVEILQPRGIGELQLAFLQLKEKLQKEGLFAPEHKKPIPLFPRRIGIVTSPTGAAIRDIINVINRRFHQIEILINPVKVQGEGAGEEIAKAIDEFNEMRDMDVLIVGRGGGSMEDLWAFNEEIVARAIYNSKIPVISAVGHEIDFVISDFVADLRAPTPSAAAELVVGEMEQITQKIRDFQTRITAALTNNLSLKKEKFFSLLSSYALRHPEERLFQYKQEIDDFSERMDRTCSHILELAIQRTGNLSGKLNMLSPLATLSRGYSYTLKLPQRTLITDTRRVKPHDKVEVKLAKGTMICEVEKTKN
- a CDS encoding GntR family transcriptional regulator → MTSEIRGLLKSKELEERIAELILKEKLQSGEPILSENKLAERYKVSRITVRRAISELVSKNVLFTEKGKGTFVTNRHNLKKKNTEPLLTRTIGLIVPTINNSYSSDIARGAEDVANEEKYYVIFCNSDGRLKKEEEYVRRLTGKKIDGFVILATSPASTYWRGLIRSKVPFVIVNLIVNGIDADYVITDDVGGSYNAVKHLINLGHKRIGHIRGTRNTSTGDGRMEGYRKAISDSGLEFDENLIQGNNFSKSKYGYLAMEKFLKMSQRPTAIFAANDILASGAYDAIINAGLRVPEDIALVGYADLRESARMDVPLTTVHQPGYEMGKAACERLIEKIKNKKHGDIKKIVFKTELIIRRSCGSNKIKKA